The sequence ACATCTACAATTGATGGGTTATGAAGAGAGAGGAGAATGTTTATTTCTCTCAGAGATGTCATTGGAAAaccttctttttccttctccatTTTTACTTTCTTCAATGCCACAATTTCCCCAGTCTTCTTATCTCTAGCTCTATATACAACACCATAGGTGCCTTCATCTATTCTGTTTAGTCTCTCAAACTCATCAACACTTCTACAACCCTGAAGCATGTTTAAGCTTCTTTGGGGAAGGGCTGAAGGCGAGGGTTCAGGTGTCCCTCGAGAATCATCGTCATCCCCAGAATCTGTATCTGACTGGCTAACACtactataatttttattacgTTCCTCGTCAATCTCCATGTAGTCATCCTTGTCTAAATTATTACCAGTGTAATCATCCCCACTCAAAGACCTAGCACGGGCAACTAGCTCATCAGATTCAGATGATTTAGCTCTAGATCTTTCAGAGCCTTCTCTCCTGAGCTCCCCAAGCTCTGGACTCAACAACTTGTTCTGTACGCCAGACTCCAGTGATTCCGACGGAGGCAATTTCCTTCTCCTTCTAGGCATTTCCTCATCATCTACAATTTCACCTTCATCAACCGGAGAGTTATTCCCAGCTGCCCATCTTGAAGACGAAATGTTCCGGGTTGGAACATAATCATCATCTTCTATTTGCTCTGCTTCGAGATCATTACCCCACCGCTGCTTAGGCGACCCAGGAGACAATTCTACTGGAGACTCGGACAAAGCACGCCCCCCTGATCCAGGTGCCAAAGGAGGTTCAAATGACGATGAAGATCGCTCCACACTTTCATCTTTAGTACTCTTAACAGGAGAAATTTGTACTCCACCATCTGGAACAACATTAGGTGACTGACGGTATGCCTTAGGCAATGGCGGGGGAGGAGGAAGGGCTGCTGCCACTGTCGTGGACGCCCTACTTCTTGACAAATTATTGACCTCCTTCTCATCTCTATCCCAAATTATAGGTGAAAACTTCCTCTTCCTCTGCGGAGGTGGAGACTGACCCCCATTCTCCATCAGTTTCGAAACACTGGCATCCTTAACCTGCGATTCGGATTCAATAGCATCATCAGACTCACTTGACAACTCACCTGGTTCCCTATCAACAGTCCTAGCCGCAAGCCCACATCGCCTGGGCCCTCCAATACCACCACCACTACTGCCCGAATCACTCTTACTCGAAGCTGATCGATACCCACCATTCACCACTTCCCTCTCCTTAATATCCTTCTGCCTAACCCTACCCTTGTCTCTTATATCCCCCCGACCTCGACCCCTTTCATATTCACGACTACCATTACTATTCCTAACCCGATCATAATCTTCCTTGCCATTAGCAAAATCCCTCCTCGACAATTCAAAGTTGGACTCGCGGTCCCTGAACTCATTCTCGCGATAACCCCCATGCCTCCCAGCCgccatatatttttttcttttcttttttgtatatatatgtatatatatatatatatctcaaattCTAActccaaacaatttttttttaatttttttcaaaacaataaaCCCTAACCCCAAACccttttttcaaacaaaaaaaaaagcacaaaaagaaattcaaaggCTTAACCCTAAATCGAAACAAAGCGAGATCCAAAAAAAcaataggagaaaaaaaaaacacgataCAATTAAATCagtgaaagaaaaaggaaatactTGCAGACCTTGGATGTATTCAGCTCGAAATTCAGTCGGATTAGAGAAGTAGGGCTGAGAATCAAAACCCTAGAAATCGAGGAGCGAAACcctaaaaaataaggaaaaatcgTCGGTCTATCATGCGAGAAGACAAAAAGGGTTTTGTAGGCAGAGATTGAGATTTTCAGCTAAgcgatgagagagagagagagaggcggcGAGTGGAGGTGGTTTATAGGTAGAGAGAGAAAGCCCTAAATCGAGAAAAGGCAAGGTAAAGGATAAAGGTAAACgcagagagcgagagagagagagagagagagagaaagagtgattATGGGCTTTGGGTTCTCTCGATGGGTGTGGGCGGCTCTCGATTTTTATTTGtctctaattaattttaataataataataatataatatatgggGGTTGAATTCATATAACTAACTATCTTTGATGAGGACTTGGAGCGTGGCAATTGGGTGGGTATGGTCTCTGGGGGGGTTTTGCCTCAATATATGATTAGGCTCTTTGGGTGATTTCCAACTATCATTGGGCTTCCACGCACCACCGACCTTAACCCCTCCCATCAATCATCATGCTACGTGGCTTTACCTATTTTACCCCcttatccttcttctttttcgaTTGACTGATAGTGTGCATggctttaaattaaaaaattagtttattttattaaatttatttttgttactatttatagaCCTCaatgcactttttgatactttttATAAGTCACATTGTTctatttcagttaatttttacatttattacactctacagtattttcagcaaaaaaagtttagtttcaacaatttctttttggCTCAATTCCCAAACAAATCCTGAATGTCCATTTGGCTCATTTCCCTAATTCATTCATTGATGTCTTCTTTCTTCCTTGTACATCCATTAcaatttcttttactttattaaAAACGAAacattttagattaaaaaaatcatgatcAAGGATCTTGGCACAACTATCGGCCATTAGTGGCAATGGATGTTAGTGGAGGGTTGTGGCTAGGTGGGAGATAGTGGAGGGTTAGGGTTCGATTGATAAGTTTTTGGTAGGATATAAAAATGGtttacaaaaaatgaaaacgtAAACTAGTTTTCACCATAAGtgcatttattttatggttaactataaaataatttttagttgaaCAACATTTCCATCACCCTAAACACCCATAAAtgcagcaaaaaaataataatatagaaatCAATTTCTATCAAACCAAACATagttaattagaaaaaattgcATTGGCCAACTCTTGtctaagattttttattattattacacttGTCTTGACTCtgatttagggtccgtttggatagaacttattgctgaaaactgaaaactgaaaacactgtagcaaaataatttttaaatgtgtaaatagtactgcgggacccatttttaataaaaaattgctaaaaacgtacatgaacagtgcacgcaCAGTACGCGCACTGCACGCTTGTCCCCCcgcagcagaagaaaaaaaaaaaaaaaacaaaacgcaGACGCGCACTtataagctggatccaaaccagCACTTAGTATAAGAAACTCACCTCCCTGGATGATTGGAAAAAGACACTtacaattctaaaaaaattaaacttagaattaaaaaaaaaaaattcgtaaTTTCTCACTTGAGGGATGTGGATGGGTAGTTTAAGTGGAGAGTAACATACAagattcaatatttttttaacccatTTTCAATTATCCAAGAGTGATTAGTGTAAATAGTTTACATGAGTTGAGTGTAATACCGAAAAAACTCGGGAGAGCTCAatgcaattttgaattttccctTTTCTAATTATACTCTAATTACACTGACAAAACCAATACTGCCcccaaaattttgtaaaaatgacaATTCACCTTAAGTTTTATGATAAACACAATAcatgcaataaaattttaaaattttcctgtGAGTTGGCTCATTTTTTTGTGAATCACCTCAAACTAATCATTCAATGGCAAAATAGGGAT comes from Castanea sativa cultivar Marrone di Chiusa Pesio chromosome 3, ASM4071231v1 and encodes:
- the LOC142629291 gene encoding cyclin-dependent kinase G-2 isoform X1, whose amino-acid sequence is MAAGRHGGYRENEFRDRESNFELSRRDFANGKEDYDRVRNSNGSREYERGRGRGDIRDKGRVRQKDIKEREVVNGGYRSASSKSDSGSSGGGIGGPRRCGLAARTVDREPGELSSESDDAIESESQVKDASVSKLMENGGQSPPPQRKRKFSPIIWDRDEKEVNNLSRSRASTTVAAALPPPPPLPKAYRQSPNVVPDGGVQISPVKSTKDESVERSSSSFEPPLAPGSGGRALSESPVELSPGSPKQRWGNDLEAEQIEDDDYVPTRNISSSRWAAGNNSPVDEGEIVDDEEMPRRRRKLPPSESLESGVQNKLLSPELGELRREGSERSRAKSSESDELVARARSLSGDDYTGNNLDKDDYMEIDEERNKNYSSVSQSDTDSGDDDDSRGTPEPSPSALPQRSLNMLQGCRSVDEFERLNRIDEGTYGVVYRARDKKTGEIVALKKVKMEKEKEGFPMTSLREINILLSLHNPSIVDVKEVVVGSSLDSIFMVMEYMEHDLKGLMETMKQPFSQSEVKCLMLQLLEGVKYLHDNWVLHRDLKTSNLLLNNRGDLKICDFGLARQYGSPLKPYTHLVVTLWYRAPELLLGAKLYSTAIDMWSLGCIMAELLSKEPLFNGKTEFDQLDKIFRILGTPNETIWPGFSKLPGVKVNFVKHQYNLLRKKFPATSFTGSPVLSDSGFDLLNKLLTYDPEKRITAEAALNHEWFREVPLPKSKEFMPTFPAQHAQDRRTRRIMKSPDPLEEQRRKELQQGHLGTGGVLG
- the LOC142629291 gene encoding cyclin-dependent kinase G-2 isoform X2, which produces MENGGQSPPPQRKRKFSPIIWDRDEKEVNNLSRSRASTTVAAALPPPPPLPKAYRQSPNVVPDGGVQISPVKSTKDESVERSSSSFEPPLAPGSGGRALSESPVELSPGSPKQRWGNDLEAEQIEDDDYVPTRNISSSRWAAGNNSPVDEGEIVDDEEMPRRRRKLPPSESLESGVQNKLLSPELGELRREGSERSRAKSSESDELVARARSLSGDDYTGNNLDKDDYMEIDEERNKNYSSVSQSDTDSGDDDDSRGTPEPSPSALPQRSLNMLQGCRSVDEFERLNRIDEGTYGVVYRARDKKTGEIVALKKVKMEKEKEGFPMTSLREINILLSLHNPSIVDVKEVVVGSSLDSIFMVMEYMEHDLKGLMETMKQPFSQSEVKCLMLQLLEGVKYLHDNWVLHRDLKTSNLLLNNRGDLKICDFGLARQYGSPLKPYTHLVVTLWYRAPELLLGAKLYSTAIDMWSLGCIMAELLSKEPLFNGKTEFDQLDKIFRILGTPNETIWPGFSKLPGVKVNFVKHQYNLLRKKFPATSFTGSPVLSDSGFDLLNKLLTYDPEKRITAEAALNHEWFREVPLPKSKEFMPTFPAQHAQDRRTRRIMKSPDPLEEQRRKELQQGHLGTGGVLG